GCCAAGCGGATCGGCGCGCTGATCGTGATCGAGCGGCGGGACGGCCTGAAGACCTACATCGAGAACGGGGTCCGGCTCGACGCCGCGGTCTCCTACGAGCTGCTCGTGAACCTCTTCGTTCCGGGAACGCCGCTCCACGACGGAGCGGTGATCATCTCCAACCGCCGGGTCGCGTCGGCATCGTCGTTCCTGCCGCTCACCCAGCGGACCGGGTTGCCGAAGGAATACGGGACGCGGCACCGCGCGGCCATCGGCATCTCGGAGGAGACCGACGCGCTGACGATCGTCGTCTCCGAAGAGCGCGGGACGATCGGGCTCGCCCGCGACGGGCGGCTGACCGACGGCCTGGACGGGAAGGCGCTGCGCGAGATCCTGTCGCATCTGACCTCCGGCGCGGCCTCGGAGAGCCCGGTTCCGTGAGGAGGCTGCTCTTCGAGAACCTGGCCTGGAAGGTCCTGGCGCTCGCGCTCGCGTTCTTCCTCTGGTTCTCGCTCTCGGGGCAGCGGCGGCAACGAATCTCGGAACGCGGCTACGTGATTCCGCTCACGGTCGTCAACCTGCCGCGCGACATGGTCATCGCCTCCCCGCTCCCCGATACCGTCGACGTCCGGCTCCGCGGCCCGTTCGACGCCATCCGGATCGCCGACCCCTCCAAGATGGAGGCGGTCATGGACTTCGCCGACGCGCGGCCCGGCGACCGCATCTACAAGCTCGGCGGCGACGACATCAACGGGCCCGAAGATCTCGAGGTCGTGTCGATCGCGCCCTCCGCCGTGCGCGTGCGGATCGAACGTCTGGCGGAGAAGGTGGTCCCGATCACGCCGCGCTTCACGGGCGCGAACGCGGCGGCGGTCACCGCGCGCGTGGCCCCCCCCACGGCGCGGATCACCGGGCCCGAGAGCGAGGTCGCCCGGACGCAGGCCGTGGCCACGGACCCGATCTCGCTGTCGGGGCGGGCCGGCGATTTCACCGCCGCCGCGACGCTCGCGGCCGAGACCGCGATCCGGGTCGTCGAGCCCAAGGGCGTCGTCTCGGTCCACGTGCACTGGAAGACGGGCGGAGCATGAGCCTCTTCGGGACCGACGGGATCCGCGGCGAAGCGGGACGGTATCCCCTCGATCTGCCGACGGTGTACCGCATCGGCCGGATCCTCGGCCGGATGGTCGGCGGTCGCGCGGCGCGGGGCGTCGTCGGAGGCGACA
The window above is part of the Thermoanaerobaculia bacterium genome. Proteins encoded here:
- the cdaA gene encoding diadenylate cyclase CdaA, whose product is MIPTVTSRVGMLSRLHFTWRDVIEILVVALIIYNLLLLIRGTRAVQMILGILAVLAVYWFSVLLKLPTLRGVLKEVLFYLPFAVIVLFAADIRRALQQFGRNPLVAFFNAPRTDDLVTDVVLAATSLAAKRIGALIVIERRDGLKTYIENGVRLDAAVSYELLVNLFVPGTPLHDGAVIISNRRVASASSFLPLTQRTGLPKEYGTRHRAAIGISEETDALTIVVSEERGTIGLARDGRLTDGLDGKALREILSHLTSGAASESPVP
- a CDS encoding CdaR family protein; the encoded protein is MRRLLFENLAWKVLALALAFFLWFSLSGQRRQRISERGYVIPLTVVNLPRDMVIASPLPDTVDVRLRGPFDAIRIADPSKMEAVMDFADARPGDRIYKLGGDDINGPEDLEVVSIAPSAVRVRIERLAEKVVPITPRFTGANAAAVTARVAPPTARITGPESEVARTQAVATDPISLSGRAGDFTAAATLAAETAIRVVEPKGVVSVHVHWKTGGA